Proteins encoded within one genomic window of Rubripirellula tenax:
- a CDS encoding S1C family serine protease — MTIFVRAFFCALLTTSLACADVPLELPAIVRDAENSRIEAIDRARPSAVSVFVPGGGGGGSGVLVSPAGYALTNFHVTSPAGTFMRCGLSDGNIYDAVIVGIDPVGDLAMIQLIGLDGKPRSDFPAATIGSSRAAQPGDWCMVIGNPFLLATNLQPTVTYGILSGVGRYQYPSGTLLEYGDCLQTDASINPGNSGGPIYDATGKLLGIVGRCSFEKRGRVNVGVGYAISINQAQNFLGALHSGRIVDHATLGATVGTDPDGGARVTNILESSDAYRRGLRYGAEITEIDGRVVQTANDVQNVLATFPAGWRIPIRYRISGESRDTLVRLASVHSPDELLEKMAGALPPPPPREEPEPNDDEGDGEKDLEGGGPTPAPENEAHGGGEIPKSIKDQLIERKGYANYHFNQVRQRSFIESLRNQFPVAESKSTKANDADSPLAWVIEGVTADADAKPVKIRVSSKKMVMFVGDRPVQIDTKNELYEAVTRRSPVGMLAALDAWRRMIAVGPDRFGETFYWGTMPLGGQRPLRDCVIGIDGEIETRFLSHPDSAVVEAIEAFADRDEDPAELWIVRDNDDVTTMPTALDLRYGTATLLKVNVTSWNSIPESELEEEPKS; from the coding sequence ATGACCATTTTTGTTCGTGCGTTCTTCTGTGCGCTGTTGACGACTTCGCTGGCGTGTGCGGACGTTCCGTTGGAGCTTCCCGCGATCGTGCGAGATGCGGAAAACAGTCGCATCGAGGCGATCGATCGCGCGAGGCCTTCCGCGGTCAGCGTGTTTGTGCCCGGTGGCGGGGGTGGCGGCAGCGGCGTGTTGGTCTCGCCGGCTGGTTATGCCCTGACCAACTTTCACGTCACCAGTCCCGCCGGAACGTTCATGCGATGCGGGTTGAGCGATGGCAATATCTACGACGCCGTGATCGTCGGCATCGATCCGGTCGGCGATCTGGCAATGATTCAGTTGATCGGCTTGGACGGCAAACCACGCAGCGACTTTCCCGCCGCCACGATCGGCAGCAGCCGGGCCGCCCAGCCGGGCGATTGGTGCATGGTGATCGGCAACCCGTTTTTGCTGGCGACGAACTTGCAACCCACGGTCACCTACGGAATCCTTAGCGGCGTCGGTCGGTATCAGTATCCGTCGGGGACGTTGTTGGAATACGGCGATTGTTTGCAGACCGATGCGTCGATCAACCCCGGCAACTCGGGCGGGCCGATCTATGACGCAACCGGAAAACTGTTGGGTATCGTCGGCCGTTGCTCGTTCGAGAAACGTGGCCGAGTGAATGTGGGCGTCGGCTACGCGATCTCGATCAACCAAGCCCAAAATTTTCTGGGTGCATTGCATTCCGGCCGCATCGTCGATCACGCAACGCTGGGCGCGACCGTCGGAACCGACCCGGATGGTGGCGCCAGGGTGACGAACATTTTGGAATCCAGCGATGCATATCGCCGCGGACTTCGGTACGGCGCCGAGATCACCGAGATCGACGGTCGAGTCGTGCAAACGGCCAACGATGTTCAGAACGTGTTGGCGACGTTCCCGGCCGGTTGGCGGATTCCGATTCGCTATCGCATCAGCGGCGAAAGCCGCGACACGCTGGTTCGATTGGCAAGCGTGCATTCGCCAGACGAGTTACTGGAAAAGATGGCCGGTGCCCTTCCGCCTCCGCCGCCTCGCGAAGAACCCGAGCCCAACGATGATGAAGGCGACGGCGAAAAGGATCTCGAAGGCGGTGGACCAACGCCTGCACCGGAGAATGAAGCGCACGGCGGCGGCGAGATTCCGAAGTCGATCAAGGATCAATTGATCGAACGCAAAGGCTATGCGAACTATCACTTCAATCAAGTTCGCCAACGATCGTTTATCGAATCGCTCCGGAATCAGTTTCCAGTCGCAGAATCAAAAAGCACGAAAGCGAACGACGCGGACTCGCCCCTGGCATGGGTGATCGAGGGCGTAACAGCCGATGCCGATGCGAAGCCGGTCAAGATTCGTGTCTCGTCGAAAAAGATGGTGATGTTCGTGGGCGATCGTCCGGTGCAGATCGACACAAAAAACGAATTGTACGAAGCCGTGACCCGCCGGTCGCCGGTCGGCATGTTGGCGGCGCTGGACGCTTGGCGACGCATGATCGCGGTGGGTCCGGATCGATTCGGCGAAACGTTCTACTGGGGTACGATGCCTTTGGGCGGTCAGCGTCCACTTCGCGACTGTGTCATCGGCATCGATGGCGAGATCGAAACGCGTTTTCTGTCGCATCCCGATTCGGCTGTCGTCGAAGCCATCGAAGCATTCGCCGATCGCGATGAAGACCCGGCGGAATTGTGGATCGTCCGTGACAACGACGATGTGACAACGATGCCGACGGCGTTGGATTTGCGATACGGCACTGCAACGCTGTTGAAGGTGAATGTCACGTCATGGAATTCGATTCCCGAATCGGAACTCGAAGAGGAACCGAAGTCATGA
- a CDS encoding NPCBM/NEW2 domain-containing protein produces the protein MIEPRWQTLVYVIAMFATLPANRLVLAAELPVRMATQAGPAIEGSLVGILGSSVRVRVNGQIQSIPFADLQTVMPTEDTDATGPTFRVTMADGSKIAADDVSLTDSGLVIDPRGQRPIRASVKLVKAIRFRPASPATDAQWLGLLEKESRGDVMVIRRPGDKLDPASGIIETIADAKVNFVLEGDAVAAPIEKLEGVIFGGGARVDDEADIRVDDIYGSTWSVAALLDSEAEQPLRMKLSSGIEHELPPNQIASMRFTSGMSMLANEKPAASTISTYIATSVDAELTQAFFGASTVDEGNLQMHGGCRVEYRVADGFEIFTGSVRRANDVVAAGEVMVLIEMDGKNVWEQSLGDAELRGFEIPVNGARRLSIEVDSRGDGDLGDSIVVLRPRLLK, from the coding sequence ATGATAGAACCCCGATGGCAGACGCTCGTCTACGTCATTGCAATGTTTGCGACGTTGCCGGCAAACCGACTCGTTTTGGCCGCCGAATTGCCGGTCCGCATGGCAACTCAGGCCGGGCCCGCGATCGAAGGTTCGCTGGTCGGCATCCTTGGCTCGTCGGTGCGGGTCAGAGTCAACGGCCAAATCCAATCCATTCCGTTTGCCGATTTGCAAACGGTCATGCCGACGGAAGACACCGATGCGACCGGTCCAACGTTTCGCGTCACGATGGCAGACGGATCCAAGATAGCCGCCGACGACGTTTCGCTGACTGACTCGGGCTTGGTCATCGATCCGCGTGGACAGCGTCCGATTCGCGCGTCGGTTAAGTTGGTCAAGGCGATCCGGTTTCGTCCCGCTTCACCGGCGACGGACGCCCAGTGGTTGGGGCTGTTAGAAAAAGAATCTCGCGGCGATGTGATGGTGATCCGCCGCCCCGGCGACAAACTGGATCCCGCGTCGGGCATCATCGAAACCATCGCAGACGCAAAAGTCAACTTCGTATTGGAAGGCGACGCCGTTGCGGCGCCGATCGAGAAACTGGAAGGCGTTATCTTTGGCGGCGGTGCCCGCGTGGATGACGAAGCCGATATTCGAGTCGACGATATCTATGGTTCCACGTGGTCGGTCGCGGCGCTGCTGGATTCCGAAGCCGAACAACCGCTGCGGATGAAGCTGTCGTCGGGTATCGAACACGAGCTGCCGCCCAATCAAATCGCTTCGATGCGCTTCACCAGCGGCATGTCGATGCTGGCCAACGAGAAGCCGGCCGCATCAACGATATCAACCTACATTGCGACCAGCGTCGACGCCGAGTTGACACAAGCCTTCTTTGGGGCGTCAACCGTCGACGAAGGCAACCTGCAGATGCACGGTGGCTGCAGAGTCGAGTATCGCGTTGCCGATGGCTTTGAAATCTTTACCGGCAGCGTCCGCCGAGCCAACGACGTGGTGGCAGCCGGTGAAGTCATGGTGCTAATCGAAATGGACGGGAAAAACGTTTGGGAACAGTCGCTCGGTGACGCGGAACTTCGCGGTTTCGAAATCCCGGTCAACGGTGCGAGACGTTTGTCGATCGAAGTCGATAGTCGAGGCGACGGAGACCTCGGGGACAGCATCGTTGTGCTGCGACCGCGACTGTTGAAGTGA
- a CDS encoding glycosyltransferase family 4 protein, with product MDIACVIHSLDGGGAERVMAGLATRLAQRGHRVTLVTLDDGATDRHSVEGVVRRPLDVMGESGSPIAAIMNLRRRVGVLRAAVQDIRPDVVLSFCDRTNILAVMAIAPTGIPIVISERSDPAEQTLGRFYSWQRSRMYPRADRVIAQTDAAAGYLQSILDRHSNRRRPDKVDVIASAVDAPPLVSDRTIATTNRRIVGIGRLETEKGFDRLIEAFALVHRRHPDWTLRIVGEGTKRPDLESQVRQLGLQSHVTMPGWVRPVWGELAPATVFVLPSRYEGFPSALMESMAAGVPSVSVDCPSGPGAIVNDGVNGLLVADNVDGITGGIEQMIQDPPHRESMGRTGTEVLQRFGWDAMVDAYEQVLSEASALPGRSAR from the coding sequence TTGGACATCGCCTGCGTAATTCATTCGCTCGACGGCGGCGGCGCCGAACGCGTCATGGCGGGGCTGGCGACGCGGTTGGCCCAGCGGGGGCACCGGGTGACGCTGGTGACGCTCGACGACGGGGCCACCGATCGACACTCGGTCGAAGGCGTCGTCCGGCGGCCGTTGGACGTGATGGGCGAGAGCGGGTCGCCCATCGCAGCGATCATGAATTTGCGGCGACGGGTCGGTGTCCTTCGCGCTGCGGTGCAGGACATTCGGCCCGACGTGGTGCTTTCGTTCTGTGACCGCACCAACATTTTGGCCGTGATGGCGATCGCGCCGACGGGAATTCCGATTGTGATCAGCGAACGAAGTGATCCGGCTGAGCAGACTCTCGGTCGGTTTTACAGTTGGCAACGATCGCGAATGTATCCACGGGCCGATCGCGTCATCGCTCAGACCGATGCCGCGGCCGGGTACCTCCAGTCGATCCTTGATCGACATTCCAACCGCCGCCGCCCGGACAAGGTCGACGTGATTGCGTCGGCCGTCGATGCTCCGCCGCTGGTTTCGGATCGAACGATCGCAACCACAAACCGGCGCATCGTTGGCATCGGACGACTGGAGACTGAAAAGGGTTTTGATCGGTTGATCGAAGCGTTCGCACTCGTCCACCGGCGGCATCCGGATTGGACTCTGCGAATCGTGGGCGAGGGGACGAAGCGGCCCGACTTGGAATCTCAAGTTCGTCAACTCGGTCTGCAGTCGCATGTCACCATGCCTGGGTGGGTGCGGCCGGTGTGGGGCGAACTTGCCCCGGCGACGGTGTTCGTGTTGCCCAGTCGCTATGAAGGGTTTCCGTCGGCGTTGATGGAATCGATGGCGGCGGGAGTCCCCAGTGTCAGCGTCGATTGCCCCAGCGGTCCTGGTGCGATTGTGAATGACGGCGTCAACGGTCTACTGGTCGCTGACAACGTCGACGGCATCACGGGTGGCATCGAGCAGATGATCCAAGACCCGCCGCATCGCGAATCGATGGGCCGAACCGGCACCGAAGTTCTGCAGCGGTTCGGATGGGACGCAATGGTGGACGCGTACGAGCAGGTATTGAGCGAAGCGTCAGCGTTACCAGGCCGATCGGCACGCTAA
- a CDS encoding DUF1559 domain-containing protein, with translation MHQRTNPAFTLVELLVVIAIIAVLVGLLLPAVQAAREAARRMSCSNNLRQVALAAHNYHAAYRQFPRRASPTHLHSWAAALLPFIEEGDIYSRYDFSVRWDAPKNRDVIDKHVDTFLCPSTPDNRMLDRINANIRTAPIGYVPHEHITRDIINAGFIKPRVSRIGLISPSITRFRDVLDGTSNTMLLVECAGRPQYWVVNRLGPPTNNNGCGNANVSGGRAKHGGWADAGNFIPIHGFSDDGLSCSGPWLINKTNNNEAYSFHTGGLQINLADGSTRFLTEYIDREIYASLITKAGHEVIEAF, from the coding sequence ATGCACCAGAGGACAAACCCTGCGTTCACGCTGGTGGAGTTATTGGTGGTGATCGCGATCATCGCCGTCCTTGTCGGGCTGTTGCTGCCCGCGGTCCAGGCGGCTCGTGAAGCGGCGCGGCGGATGAGTTGCTCGAACAACCTGCGCCAGGTCGCGCTTGCCGCGCACAACTATCACGCGGCCTATCGTCAATTTCCTCGCCGCGCTTCACCGACGCATCTTCACTCTTGGGCCGCCGCACTGTTGCCGTTCATCGAAGAAGGCGACATTTACTCGCGGTACGATTTTTCGGTTCGCTGGGACGCGCCCAAAAATCGTGACGTCATCGACAAGCACGTGGATACGTTTCTGTGTCCATCGACTCCGGACAATCGGATGCTCGATCGGATCAACGCCAACATTCGCACTGCACCGATCGGCTATGTACCGCATGAACATATCACCCGCGACATCATCAACGCGGGGTTCATCAAACCGCGAGTCAGCCGCATCGGCTTGATCTCACCCAGCATCACGCGGTTTCGCGATGTTCTCGATGGCACCAGCAACACCATGCTGCTTGTCGAGTGTGCCGGGCGGCCACAGTACTGGGTCGTCAATCGCCTTGGGCCGCCCACCAACAACAATGGTTGTGGCAATGCGAACGTCAGCGGTGGTCGTGCCAAACACGGCGGCTGGGCAGACGCCGGCAACTTCATCCCCATTCACGGATTCAGCGACGACGGCCTGAGTTGTTCGGGACCATGGCTGATCAACAAGACCAACAACAACGAAGCCTATTCGTTCCATACCGGCGGTCTACAAATCAACTTGGCCGACGGCAGCACGCGGTTTCTAACGGAGTACATCGACCGCGAAATCTACGCGTCGCTGATCACCAAAGCCGGGCACGAAGTGATCGAAGCGTTCTAG
- a CDS encoding PEP-CTERM sorting domain-containing protein: MIQRLFFLFAFGFATLATGAASRADMMFGVTFTAQAMSDLSVSDQALFTSGLSFWDDIIINHRDGVSRSWTLTVDTFSQAASGGGVLLGSAGPSGLAFSNVVSDGGPVPSNSRFIISTGGNANFNIHPDAGSLSADTVKHEIGHALGIGTLWEDNEVYSDGTAGNSNRTLAGGTPGQYVGAAGLAAYQAEIVGASGATFVPVELSGGSGTAHGHWNEADNFGQSLTGIVDTMGRDRRDELMTGWASPNMDFISNTTIGSLYDIGFNVNVQAVPEPSSLALIAIGFAGVMGVRTRKQRRAKADA, translated from the coding sequence ATGATTCAGCGACTCTTCTTTCTCTTCGCATTCGGTTTCGCGACGCTTGCCACAGGCGCAGCAAGTCGTGCGGACATGATGTTCGGAGTGACTTTTACCGCACAGGCGATGTCGGACCTTTCCGTATCTGATCAGGCACTGTTCACTTCAGGCTTGTCCTTCTGGGATGACATTATTATCAACCATCGTGATGGAGTCTCGCGAAGCTGGACGCTGACTGTCGACACGTTCTCGCAGGCGGCATCGGGTGGCGGGGTTCTGTTGGGATCGGCTGGACCATCGGGATTGGCGTTCTCGAACGTCGTCAGCGACGGTGGACCGGTGCCGAGCAACTCCCGATTCATTATCTCGACGGGCGGTAACGCTAATTTCAATATACACCCAGACGCTGGCTCGCTTTCTGCCGACACGGTCAAGCACGAGATTGGCCACGCATTGGGAATCGGAACGCTTTGGGAAGACAACGAAGTTTACAGCGATGGTACTGCGGGCAACAGCAATCGTACCCTGGCGGGCGGTACTCCAGGCCAATACGTCGGTGCCGCTGGGTTGGCGGCCTACCAGGCTGAGATTGTCGGCGCTTCCGGTGCGACGTTTGTACCCGTCGAACTCAGCGGCGGTTCCGGTACGGCCCACGGCCACTGGAATGAGGCTGACAACTTTGGTCAATCGCTGACTGGGATCGTCGACACAATGGGCCGTGACCGACGTGATGAATTGATGACGGGCTGGGCGAGCCCCAATATGGACTTCATCAGCAACACGACAATCGGATCCCTGTATGACATCGGATTCAACGTCAATGTTCAAGCTGTTCCAGAGCCTTCGTCGCTGGCACTGATCGCGATCGGGTTCGCAGGCGTTATGGGTGTTCGCACCCGCAAGCAACGTCGAGCCAAAGCGGACGCTTAG
- a CDS encoding P-II family nitrogen regulator — MKQIVTIVRPHLAEKVLKSLRLAPIEALSVTEVKGYGRQKSYLDEYQETEYSQVFVPKVEITMWVDDSRCDEILEKIVTVARSGRIGDGKVFVLPVGEYL; from the coding sequence ATGAAACAGATCGTTACCATCGTCCGTCCGCACTTGGCCGAGAAGGTCTTGAAGAGTCTTCGGTTGGCGCCCATCGAAGCGCTTAGCGTGACCGAGGTGAAGGGATACGGGCGGCAAAAAAGCTATTTGGACGAGTATCAGGAAACCGAATACTCGCAAGTGTTCGTGCCCAAGGTCGAAATCACGATGTGGGTCGATGATAGCCGGTGCGACGAGATCCTTGAAAAGATCGTCACGGTCGCCCGCAGCGGACGTATCGGCGACGGAAAAGTCTTTGTGCTCCCCGTGGGCGAATACTTGTAG
- a CDS encoding aldehyde dehydrogenase family protein: MPSPVATELSTEHAAAIADLRRGAEKLGKLGIGERQQLLLDCVAGVAQVWEEWVSAAWQAKRISPGDAACAEDITTGPVPTLRYLWLMHQTLDDIKRHGKPRLPAQPYEQNGHLRVPVFPTRNLYDRLMFGPIKAYVRMPKDTNADDLFGDGLKRATGGMNEPPSVALILGAGNISSIPITDALTKIFQDNQAVLLKMNPVNEYVGPLFERAFRPLVDAGLLRIVYGGSGVGAALIAAEGVDRVHITGSDRTHDAIVWGGSEQEQSQRKAAKTPKLDKPITSELGNVSPWIVVPGQYTERQLRFQAENVVASVTSNASFNCIATKMLITSKTWPQRELFLKLIDETLARSAKRFAYYPGAKDRYAKFAGDDGVPNDDSDDSGILAWRFRRGVSINEEPHLCKEESFVCVFGETSLDGESPTEFLNHAVDFANDQMWGTLAAALTVPRDFERTRNAELNKAVDRLKYGVVGINQWPGVAFALMSTPWGAFPGATLDDIQSGIGSVHNTFLLNQPEQSVISSPLTIFPKPMWFSTHRCAESVARSLVNLYLHRTPWRIPPVLFHAMRG, encoded by the coding sequence GTGCCATCCCCAGTCGCGACTGAACTTTCAACCGAACATGCCGCCGCAATCGCAGATCTGCGCCGCGGTGCAGAGAAGCTCGGCAAGCTGGGTATCGGCGAACGCCAGCAATTGCTGCTCGATTGCGTCGCAGGAGTCGCCCAAGTCTGGGAAGAGTGGGTGTCGGCGGCGTGGCAGGCAAAACGAATCAGCCCCGGTGACGCGGCTTGCGCCGAAGACATCACGACGGGTCCGGTTCCTACGCTGCGATACCTTTGGCTGATGCACCAAACGCTCGACGACATCAAGCGTCACGGCAAACCTCGGTTGCCCGCCCAACCGTATGAACAAAACGGTCACTTGCGGGTTCCCGTCTTTCCGACTCGCAATCTTTACGATCGCCTGATGTTCGGTCCGATCAAGGCGTACGTACGAATGCCAAAGGACACGAACGCTGACGATTTATTTGGCGATGGGCTCAAACGAGCAACCGGTGGTATGAATGAACCGCCGTCGGTCGCCTTGATTCTTGGGGCGGGAAACATCTCGTCGATTCCGATCACCGATGCGCTGACGAAAATCTTTCAAGACAACCAAGCGGTTTTGTTGAAGATGAACCCCGTCAACGAATATGTCGGCCCCCTGTTCGAACGAGCGTTTCGTCCGCTAGTCGACGCCGGATTACTGCGAATCGTTTACGGTGGTTCGGGCGTGGGCGCCGCATTGATCGCGGCGGAGGGTGTCGATCGAGTTCACATCACCGGATCGGACCGGACCCACGACGCGATCGTATGGGGCGGCAGCGAGCAAGAGCAGAGCCAGCGCAAAGCGGCCAAGACACCAAAGCTGGACAAGCCAATCACTAGCGAACTGGGCAATGTCAGTCCCTGGATCGTTGTGCCGGGCCAGTACACCGAGCGTCAGTTGCGATTTCAAGCCGAAAACGTTGTGGCGTCGGTGACCAGCAACGCCTCGTTCAACTGCATCGCCACCAAGATGTTGATCACTTCCAAGACGTGGCCCCAACGCGAGTTGTTTTTGAAGTTGATCGACGAGACGCTGGCGCGGTCGGCGAAGCGGTTCGCGTACTACCCCGGTGCCAAGGATCGATACGCCAAATTCGCCGGCGACGATGGGGTGCCAAACGACGATAGCGACGACTCGGGTATTTTGGCGTGGAGGTTTCGGCGCGGCGTTTCGATCAACGAGGAACCGCATCTGTGCAAAGAAGAGTCGTTCGTTTGCGTGTTCGGCGAGACTTCTTTGGACGGCGAATCGCCGACGGAGTTTTTGAACCATGCCGTCGATTTCGCGAACGATCAAATGTGGGGCACCCTTGCGGCGGCGTTGACGGTGCCACGAGACTTCGAGCGCACCCGAAACGCCGAACTGAACAAAGCCGTTGATCGATTGAAGTACGGAGTCGTCGGGATCAATCAATGGCCGGGCGTCGCATTCGCGTTGATGTCCACGCCTTGGGGCGCCTTCCCGGGCGCGACGCTCGACGATATTCAAAGCGGTATCGGCAGCGTCCACAACACGTTCTTGCTGAACCAGCCGGAACAGAGTGTGATTTCATCGCCGCTGACGATTTTTCCCAAACCGATGTGGTTCTCCACACACCGCTGTGCCGAATCGGTTGCCCGCAGTCTGGTGAATCTTTATCTGCATCGAACGCCGTGGCGAATCCCGCCCGTGTTGTTCCACGCGATGCGTGGCTAG
- a CDS encoding SO2930 family diheme c-type cytochrome, which produces MHRSYFVASLFLVILHASPITPARAEASKTHAGAAEAIVPSVYRLSPSDDVQYRLQELLISAVPGDVIEFDAGLFQFNRQIDITTDNLTLRGQGSGKTTLTFKGQLSGGQGIEATGNNFLVEGLAIEDTAGNAIKVLGARNVTFRDVRTEWTGETLATNGAYGLYPVQCRNVLIDSCVAIGASDSGIYVGQSRDVIVRGCRAERNVAGIEIENTVGADVYDNVATDNAGGLLVFDLPGLQQKSGRNVRLFRNRISGNNHVNFAAPGNIVAAVPPGTGLMILATDHVEAFDNDITDNQTASILLVSYLVSGKKVNDPDYDSIPEAVSIHDNRISGGGTKPSGEFGLMLSTLGTPVPDILFDGVVNPERLVDGKLPDELQHSIVNNGKARFLNFKFADLNPISLASGTYKPERDVSVYSKPRASLAPISLADHDPPTKLADKTVLAYRAAPKRLSEFGLFEGNGSTQQPVAGVVPYDLNTTLFTDHATKYRFIRVPDGASIGYTDTGVLRFPEGTVIAKTFAYPVDGTDTTKGERLLETRIELIEEGEWFGYSYQWNDDQTDASLLLGGGEVNVSWINEDGEHLSNRYEIPNANQCLNCHSQNAAYVPIGPTAMNMNRDYDFGDGKANQLDYLAEKHLLVDLPPAAKRDRMPVSDDPSTGSLNQRAHAWLDVNCAHCHSPQGTARTSGLDLRFKQSDPAKFGLWKSPVAAGHGSGGRSYDIVPGEPDKSILLYRIQSATPGIRMPSVGRNMVPTKGATLIEQWITAMPKDK; this is translated from the coding sequence ATGCATCGGTCCTACTTCGTTGCCAGTTTGTTCTTGGTAATCCTCCATGCTTCGCCCATTACCCCAGCGCGGGCGGAGGCGTCTAAAACGCACGCCGGGGCCGCCGAAGCAATCGTGCCCAGCGTCTATCGGTTGAGTCCCAGCGACGACGTGCAGTATCGATTGCAAGAGTTGCTGATTTCGGCCGTGCCCGGTGATGTGATCGAATTTGACGCGGGACTGTTCCAGTTCAACCGCCAGATCGATATCACGACCGATAACCTGACTCTGCGTGGGCAAGGATCGGGAAAGACAACGCTTACGTTCAAGGGTCAACTCTCCGGTGGCCAGGGTATCGAAGCCACCGGCAACAACTTTCTGGTCGAAGGTTTGGCGATTGAGGACACGGCGGGCAACGCCATCAAAGTACTCGGGGCACGCAACGTGACCTTCCGAGACGTCCGAACCGAGTGGACGGGCGAAACACTTGCGACCAACGGAGCCTACGGTTTGTACCCGGTCCAGTGCCGCAACGTTTTGATCGATTCGTGCGTGGCCATCGGTGCGTCGGACTCCGGCATCTATGTCGGCCAGAGTCGCGATGTGATCGTGCGTGGTTGTCGCGCCGAACGCAACGTGGCGGGTATCGAAATCGAAAATACCGTCGGCGCCGATGTGTACGACAATGTTGCCACCGACAACGCGGGCGGTTTGTTGGTGTTCGACTTGCCCGGATTGCAACAGAAGTCGGGCCGGAACGTTCGCCTGTTTCGCAATCGAATCAGCGGCAACAATCATGTCAACTTCGCAGCACCCGGAAACATCGTCGCAGCGGTTCCGCCGGGAACCGGATTGATGATCTTGGCGACGGATCACGTCGAAGCTTTTGACAATGACATCACGGACAACCAAACCGCCAGCATCCTATTGGTCAGCTATTTGGTCAGTGGCAAGAAGGTCAACGATCCGGACTACGATTCGATCCCCGAAGCCGTTTCGATCCACGACAACCGCATCTCGGGCGGCGGCACCAAGCCGAGTGGCGAATTTGGTCTGATGCTGTCGACGCTGGGCACACCGGTTCCTGACATCCTGTTCGACGGAGTCGTCAACCCAGAACGGTTGGTGGACGGCAAACTTCCCGATGAACTGCAGCATTCGATCGTCAACAACGGCAAGGCTAGGTTCCTGAATTTCAAATTTGCTGATTTGAATCCCATCAGTCTTGCCTCGGGCACGTACAAGCCGGAGCGCGACGTGTCGGTTTATTCGAAGCCCCGCGCATCGCTCGCGCCGATTTCACTGGCTGACCATGACCCGCCCACGAAACTTGCTGACAAGACGGTACTCGCTTACCGCGCGGCGCCGAAACGGCTGAGTGAGTTCGGGCTGTTCGAAGGAAACGGATCGACTCAGCAACCCGTCGCGGGCGTCGTTCCCTACGATCTGAACACGACGTTGTTCACCGACCATGCAACCAAGTACCGATTCATCCGTGTCCCCGATGGTGCGTCGATCGGCTACACGGATACGGGCGTCCTGCGTTTTCCAGAGGGCACCGTGATCGCCAAGACGTTTGCGTACCCGGTCGATGGCACCGATACGACCAAGGGGGAACGCTTGCTGGAAACGCGAATCGAATTGATCGAAGAAGGCGAATGGTTTGGGTACTCGTACCAGTGGAATGACGATCAGACGGACGCGTCGTTGCTGTTGGGCGGCGGTGAGGTCAACGTTTCGTGGATCAACGAGGATGGCGAACATCTTTCCAATCGATATGAAATCCCTAACGCGAATCAGTGCTTGAATTGTCATTCGCAAAACGCTGCCTATGTCCCCATCGGTCCCACCGCGATGAACATGAATCGCGACTATGACTTCGGCGACGGCAAAGCGAATCAATTGGACTATCTCGCCGAGAAACACTTGCTCGTCGATCTGCCGCCTGCCGCGAAACGAGACCGCATGCCGGTTTCGGACGACCCCAGCACGGGTTCATTGAACCAGCGTGCGCACGCGTGGTTGGACGTCAATTGCGCCCACTGTCACAGCCCTCAGGGCACGGCTCGCACGTCGGGGCTCGATCTGCGATTCAAGCAATCGGACCCGGCTAAGTTTGGACTGTGGAAATCGCCCGTTGCCGCAGGTCACGGTTCGGGTGGCCGCAGCTACGACATCGTCCCCGGCGAACCTGACAAATCGATTTTGCTTTACCGAATTCAATCGGCAACGCCTGGCATACGAATGCCGAGCGTCGGACGTAACATGGTGCCGACCAAAGGCGCGACGTTGATTGAACAATGGATCACAGCCATGCCGAAGGATAAGTAG